Proteins from a genomic interval of Ndongobacter massiliensis:
- a CDS encoding septum formation initiator family protein: MNAVVRREREWMEVPKPRVRVVHSERVKRHPARSAARVRPVGLLRAIVLFLGLAGCLYLLVCSIMGYTVLSSLNREMASVRTELRALEADRDYAAMQLEPYIEDTRIEQLARTRLNMDYPTAQQQVQIAATDSTLRPLVPFDTQPKGGVLQAIRGLFAAAFQ; this comes from the coding sequence ATGAACGCCGTTGTACGAAGGGAACGGGAATGGATGGAGGTGCCGAAGCCGCGCGTTCGCGTGGTTCATTCCGAACGTGTGAAAAGGCATCCCGCTCGATCTGCCGCGCGAGTGCGTCCCGTGGGCTTGCTTCGCGCTATCGTTTTATTTCTCGGTTTAGCGGGTTGTTTGTACTTGCTCGTTTGCAGCATCATGGGCTATACTGTGCTCAGCAGCTTGAATCGTGAGATGGCTTCCGTGCGCACGGAACTGCGCGCGCTGGAGGCGGATCGCGATTATGCGGCGATGCAATTGGAACCTTACATAGAAGATACGCGCATTGAGCAGCTGGCGCGCACGCGATTGAACATGGATTATCCGACCGCACAACAGCAGGTGCAGATTGCCGCGACAGACAGTACCTTGCGCCCGTTGGTGCCATTTGATACGCAGCCCAAGGGCGGTGTGCTGCAGGCAATTCGCGGCTTATTTGCCGCGGCATTTCAGTAG
- a CDS encoding PASTA domain-containing penicillin-binding protein, translating into MKDRNQHEFHPKTRVAILFGIAFLVVLIFLGRLFYLQVLADDTYRKAAVEQRRRRIPLVPKRGIIYDRNKKPLALSIMVNTCYLFPREIEDHEKSAEMFARILHMEKSAVERSMASKSEVVRLKSKLSREEIEQLKNSGLSGYSIEQEADRYYPNGALLSQTLGFVDDEGHGVYGLEAYYDDLLRGDEGLRVDSRDLYGNVIPTESASRIDARAGKNLYITIDAEVQQIVSEEIDNIYRQYRPDEITAIVLDPNTGEILAMENYPNFDANAPRAPINDEQKAKWSGMDEEQQLNQLYKMWSNPAVSMLYEPGSVFKILTTAMAVETKSSKPSSSYICTGSIDIAEDTPIYCASYYNPHGPQTLEEALANSCNPAFVQVVRELGGSAYYSYAKSLHLGDYCGIDLPAEALGSFPESEAAMGDAQLATMSYGHGVSATPLQVLAAVSATINGGYYYEPHLLRQITNEEDRILETEKRTLPEQIFTEETSQILREYGMNTVRNGVSNAVDIPGYSIGGKSGTSNKIVDGKYVEDHTVSSFWSFYPANEPKYSILVVADNPRKATTGNEVAGACCRKILTRLIESEEGADLTTENQGLVEVPNVMGLTVEAADRKMNEAGLSLSVYGDMGRYVLIESQLPEAGALAKSRSIVEVNPGQTMRLKVPDFVGKTQEEVTEMIRNGGLEVTFSGSGTVRSQSVEAGQVIPAGETVRLECE; encoded by the coding sequence ATGAAAGACCGAAATCAACACGAATTTCACCCAAAAACACGCGTGGCGATACTTTTCGGTATCGCCTTTCTTGTTGTATTGATTTTTCTGGGACGATTGTTTTATCTGCAGGTGTTGGCGGATGATACCTATCGGAAGGCTGCGGTAGAGCAAAGACGCCGCCGCATTCCGCTGGTGCCGAAGCGCGGCATCATCTACGATCGCAATAAAAAGCCGTTGGCACTTTCTATAATGGTAAACACCTGTTATCTGTTCCCCCGCGAAATCGAGGATCACGAAAAATCGGCGGAAATGTTTGCGCGCATTCTTCACATGGAAAAAAGTGCGGTCGAGCGCAGTATGGCGTCAAAAAGTGAGGTGGTGCGGTTAAAGAGCAAATTGAGTCGCGAAGAAATTGAGCAGTTGAAGAACTCCGGCCTTTCCGGCTATTCCATTGAACAGGAAGCGGATCGGTATTACCCAAACGGCGCGCTGCTGTCTCAGACTTTGGGATTTGTCGATGACGAAGGGCACGGCGTGTATGGCCTGGAAGCTTACTACGACGACCTGCTGCGAGGCGATGAAGGGCTTCGCGTGGACTCCCGCGACCTTTACGGCAATGTGATTCCCACGGAGTCGGCTTCGCGTATTGATGCCCGCGCGGGGAAGAATCTCTATATTACGATTGATGCAGAAGTGCAACAGATCGTTTCAGAGGAAATTGATAATATCTATCGCCAGTACCGACCCGATGAAATCACGGCGATTGTTCTCGATCCAAATACGGGAGAGATTTTGGCGATGGAAAATTATCCAAATTTTGACGCCAATGCGCCGCGCGCGCCGATCAATGACGAGCAGAAGGCAAAGTGGAGCGGGATGGATGAAGAACAGCAGTTGAATCAACTTTACAAAATGTGGTCCAATCCTGCCGTGTCGATGCTGTATGAACCCGGTTCCGTTTTTAAGATTTTGACAACGGCGATGGCGGTCGAAACAAAATCCAGTAAGCCGTCATCCTCTTATATATGTACCGGGAGTATTGATATTGCCGAAGACACGCCGATTTACTGCGCCAGTTATTACAATCCCCACGGACCGCAGACCTTGGAGGAAGCATTGGCGAACTCCTGCAACCCCGCTTTTGTACAGGTTGTCCGGGAGTTGGGCGGCTCTGCGTACTATTCCTACGCAAAAAGCCTGCACCTCGGCGATTATTGCGGCATCGATTTGCCGGCGGAAGCGCTCGGATCTTTTCCCGAGTCGGAGGCGGCGATGGGCGATGCGCAGCTTGCTACGATGTCCTACGGACACGGGGTCTCCGCTACGCCGCTGCAGGTGCTTGCCGCAGTGAGCGCGACGATTAACGGCGGTTACTACTACGAACCGCACTTGCTGCGTCAGATCACAAATGAAGAAGATCGAATTTTGGAGACCGAAAAGCGGACGCTGCCCGAGCAGATTTTTACCGAGGAGACAAGCCAGATTTTACGCGAGTACGGCATGAATACGGTGCGCAACGGGGTTTCGAATGCCGTAGATATCCCTGGTTATTCAATCGGCGGCAAGAGCGGTACTTCGAACAAAATTGTCGACGGAAAATACGTTGAAGACCACACAGTTTCCTCCTTCTGGTCCTTTTACCCGGCGAATGAGCCTAAGTATTCCATACTGGTTGTGGCAGACAATCCGCGCAAGGCGACGACGGGCAATGAAGTGGCGGGTGCGTGTTGCCGAAAAATTTTAACGCGGCTGATCGAATCAGAGGAAGGGGCGGATCTGACGACAGAAAATCAGGGACTGGTCGAAGTACCCAATGTAATGGGCTTGACGGTGGAAGCGGCGGACCGTAAGATGAACGAAGCGGGATTGTCCCTGTCTGTTTATGGCGATATGGGTCGTTATGTGTTAATTGAGTCGCAGCTGCCGGAGGCGGGTGCGTTGGCAAAATCGCGTTCGATTGTAGAGGTCAATCCGGGGCAGACCATGCGCTTGAAAGTACCCGATTTTGTCGGGAAGACGCAGGAGGAAGTCACCGAAATGATCCGAAATGGGGGACTGGAAGTGACATTTTCCGGCAGCGGGACGGTACGCTCGCAAAGTGTGGAAGCAGGACAGGTAATTCCGGCGGGTGAAACGGTTCGCTTGGAATGTGAATAG
- the mraY gene encoding phospho-N-acetylmuramoyl-pentapeptide-transferase yields the protein MAGSEFWTAKGALFALLLAALLTAIATQRFIAFMRRHGYGQPIREEGNQAHLKKKGTPTMGGLVFIPVALLLSLIFSAPHWTVSDGIVCVGALGFGAIGFLDDFEKIKKAENEGLTPKQKLLCQVIVASLMALLAYFFLPGASGQIIPFFKRPLDIGLLWVPILVFILIGTTNAVNLTDGLDGLATGVSLPVLFTIAFFAAFTTTTTPDISGSVMRQALIFAGALCGFLFFNAKPASIMMGDTGSMALGGAITAMMLSLNRTIYLALIGGIYVAETLSVILQVTYFKRTGGKRLFLMSPIHHHFELKGYAESKVSRCFALASLLLCIFTIAFA from the coding sequence ATGGCTGGAAGTGAATTTTGGACGGCAAAGGGAGCGCTATTTGCACTGTTGCTCGCTGCGCTTTTGACCGCCATAGCGACACAGCGCTTTATAGCTTTTATGCGTCGCCACGGTTACGGACAACCCATTCGGGAAGAGGGAAATCAGGCGCACTTGAAAAAAAAGGGGACACCGACGATGGGCGGGCTGGTATTTATCCCCGTTGCGTTGTTGCTTTCTTTGATTTTTTCGGCGCCCCATTGGACCGTTTCCGACGGCATTGTCTGTGTCGGCGCCTTGGGGTTCGGGGCGATCGGTTTTTTAGATGATTTTGAAAAAATAAAAAAAGCGGAAAATGAAGGGCTTACCCCAAAACAGAAGCTGCTTTGCCAAGTGATCGTCGCTTCCCTTATGGCACTGTTGGCCTATTTCTTTTTACCGGGCGCATCGGGACAAATCATCCCCTTTTTCAAACGCCCGCTGGACATCGGCCTCCTATGGGTGCCCATTCTGGTTTTTATTCTGATCGGAACGACGAATGCGGTCAACCTCACAGACGGATTGGATGGGTTGGCGACGGGCGTATCGCTGCCTGTGCTTTTCACGATCGCTTTTTTCGCGGCCTTTACGACGACTACGACGCCGGACATTTCGGGCAGTGTGATGCGACAGGCGTTGATTTTTGCCGGCGCTTTGTGCGGCTTTTTGTTTTTCAATGCCAAACCGGCCTCCATCATGATGGGGGACACGGGGTCCATGGCGCTGGGGGGAGCCATTACCGCCATGATGCTTTCGCTGAATCGGACAATTTATCTTGCACTAATCGGCGGCATTTACGTGGCGGAGACTTTGTCTGTGATTCTGCAGGTGACCTATTTCAAGCGCACAGGCGGCAAGCGCCTCTTTTTGATGAGCCCGATCCATCATCACTTTGAATTGAAGGGGTATGCCGAGTCGAAAGTCAGTCGCTGCTTTGCGCTGGCAAGTTTGCTCTTGTGTATTTTCACGATTGCGTTTGCGTGA
- the murD gene encoding UDP-N-acetylmuramoyl-L-alanine--D-glutamate ligase encodes MSDFLRNQKIVLYGWGVTTKSAAKAFAGRGCQLFGFVDAPDEDTFRSMRACGVEPLHTRCEAVQMADLILKSPGIPRETDFLLAARESAIPCWSDLEFAYRLYGGERMLVVTGSNGKTTTVSLLTHLLRTAGRSARALGNIGEGLLAGMAQAPDDTYFVIEASSFQLAHVFTFAPHGAAILNITPDHLTWHQTMADYVRCKANVARFQKPTDVVFLNPNDAPSLRLYREGTFPGEVHFIDTKGTWARRLREGKDLWHLLGEHNIENALFALALAQQTVISDEDLCSGLASFQPVAHRLEWIRTVDGVRYINDSKATNVDATVKALSGFHDSVLLIAGGMDKKVPFDDFYKALRPVGKALLLFGETKQQIADGAKKAGLTLPIFVVDTLREAVQKAQQLAIAGDTVLLSPASASWDMYHSYEERGDEFRTIVQSIAAQTAHDASTGGAG; translated from the coding sequence ATGTCTGATTTTTTAAGGAATCAAAAGATTGTACTGTACGGCTGGGGCGTGACGACAAAGTCAGCAGCGAAGGCGTTTGCCGGCAGGGGATGCCAGCTGTTCGGTTTTGTGGATGCACCGGATGAGGATACCTTCCGCTCCATGCGCGCCTGCGGTGTGGAACCGCTGCATACCCGCTGCGAGGCGGTGCAAATGGCGGATTTGATCCTAAAAAGCCCGGGCATTCCGCGCGAGACCGACTTTTTACTCGCTGCACGAGAAAGTGCAATTCCCTGCTGGTCCGACCTAGAGTTTGCCTATCGTCTGTATGGCGGTGAACGGATGTTGGTCGTCACCGGTTCCAACGGAAAGACGACGACGGTGTCGTTGCTGACGCACCTGCTGCGCACGGCGGGACGATCTGCGCGGGCACTGGGAAATATCGGAGAAGGACTGCTTGCGGGTATGGCACAGGCACCGGATGACACGTACTTTGTTATCGAAGCCTCCAGCTTTCAATTGGCACATGTATTTACTTTTGCACCGCATGGCGCGGCAATCTTGAATATTACGCCGGATCATTTGACATGGCATCAAACGATGGCGGATTATGTGCGCTGCAAGGCGAACGTCGCCCGGTTTCAAAAGCCGACCGATGTGGTTTTCCTCAACCCAAACGATGCGCCGTCCCTGCGCCTGTACCGCGAAGGGACATTTCCCGGAGAAGTGCACTTTATTGATACGAAGGGCACTTGGGCAAGACGGCTGCGCGAAGGGAAGGACTTGTGGCATCTGCTCGGGGAACACAATATTGAAAATGCACTTTTTGCACTTGCCTTGGCGCAGCAAACGGTCATCTCAGACGAGGACTTGTGCAGCGGATTGGCCAGTTTCCAGCCGGTTGCGCATCGTCTCGAATGGATTCGAACCGTTGACGGCGTGCGCTATATCAACGATTCCAAGGCGACGAACGTCGATGCGACCGTGAAGGCGCTGTCCGGTTTCCACGATTCCGTTTTGCTCATTGCCGGCGGCATGGATAAAAAAGTTCCGTTTGACGATTTCTATAAGGCGCTTCGCCCGGTGGGCAAGGCACTGCTTCTTTTTGGAGAGACGAAACAGCAAATAGCCGATGGTGCAAAAAAAGCGGGGTTGACGCTCCCGATTTTTGTCGTCGATACTTTACGGGAGGCCGTGCAGAAAGCGCAGCAACTTGCCATCGCAGGGGATACGGTTCTTTTGTCGCCGGCGTCTGCCAGTTGGGATATGTACCACAGCTACGAAGAACGCGGTGATGAATTTCGCACAATCGTACAGTCGATTGCCGCACAGACGGCGCATGATGCTTCGACGGGAGGTGCCGGATGA
- the ftsW gene encoding putative lipid II flippase FtsW: MSRMRKKNRRALFSKNEGSVDRVLVVLTLGLILFGSIMVFSASAPYAANAHDGNAMYYFFRNLLFAAIGTVVLFLVSRIDYRVYQRHAKLLYGLALLTCVLVFVPHVGQDINDSRRWISIGSFSFMPSDILKIGAIIGLSAYLCTRDLEKNGTLGIFFRVMFFIGMTILPVAMQPNFSAVVVISASLIFIYILGGMRMRHLGIVFLLAIVGLFIAFFPYKGNYRLDRLLAVIDPMKDPLGRGWQLLQSLYAVSSGGLFGVGLGQGRQKFDYLAEEAHNDFIFSVICEELGFVGATLVLLAFVILLVRMARASASAKNNFGKLLGYGITFIVGFQMLVNIGVAIGLVPPTGITLPFISYGGSSLVAMCVMMGIVLNLSRDEANYDKG, from the coding sequence ATGAGTCGAATGCGAAAAAAAAACAGGCGGGCTCTTTTTTCAAAAAACGAGGGATCCGTTGACCGGGTGTTGGTGGTGTTGACGCTGGGACTGATTCTCTTCGGCAGCATCATGGTTTTTAGCGCCAGTGCTCCCTATGCGGCCAATGCACATGACGGAAATGCTATGTACTATTTTTTTCGCAATCTGTTGTTTGCCGCCATCGGGACGGTCGTTCTGTTTTTGGTTTCGCGTATCGACTACCGCGTTTATCAGCGGCACGCGAAATTGTTGTACGGACTGGCCCTGCTTACGTGCGTACTCGTGTTCGTACCGCATGTAGGGCAGGACATCAACGATTCGAGACGGTGGATTTCTATCGGTTCGTTTTCCTTCATGCCGTCCGACATTTTGAAAATTGGGGCGATTATTGGCCTTTCCGCCTACCTTTGTACGCGGGATCTTGAAAAAAATGGGACATTGGGGATTTTTTTTCGGGTGATGTTCTTCATTGGCATGACGATTCTTCCGGTAGCTATGCAACCGAATTTTTCTGCGGTCGTTGTCATTTCTGCCAGTTTGATTTTTATTTATATTTTGGGCGGCATGCGTATGCGTCATCTGGGCATCGTCTTTCTGTTGGCAATCGTGGGGCTTTTTATCGCTTTTTTTCCATACAAGGGCAACTATCGACTGGATCGACTTTTGGCAGTCATCGATCCGATGAAAGATCCGCTCGGTCGGGGATGGCAATTGTTGCAATCTCTTTATGCGGTCAGTTCCGGCGGGCTGTTTGGCGTCGGTCTTGGACAGGGACGTCAAAAGTTTGACTACCTCGCGGAAGAAGCGCATAACGATTTTATCTTTTCTGTGATCTGTGAAGAATTGGGATTTGTGGGGGCAACTCTCGTTTTATTGGCCTTTGTCATTTTGCTTGTCCGCATGGCGCGCGCTTCGGCCTCGGCAAAGAACAATTTTGGAAAACTGCTTGGGTACGGCATCACTTTTATTGTCGGTTTCCAAATGCTCGTCAATATCGGCGTTGCCATCGGTCTGGTGCCGCCCACGGGGATCACCTTGCCATTCATCAGCTACGGCGGCAGTTCATTGGTGGCGATGTGTGTTATGATGGGAATCGTATTAAATCTTTCGAGGGATGAGGCGAATTATGACAAGGGATAA
- a CDS encoding cell division protein FtsQ/DivIB produces the protein MTRDKARGAGAATRRVKKTAHSTVLPGPTTRKTTKKARRWPFFVLLFLLLLGIAGYQLLHHKYFNIKYLKIVGNRNLSSEEITQALGEVNQNIILFSTKDAEKKLAAIDGIEQVRVTKDYPNQLLVEVQERFKLGRLDEKGERWIDQEGRIRLGGSQPVTNVYEAPLVTGIAGAEEAEEGADLSEDVRITQLLGLLMQSRLVGAIEKIDFEKPDNIDIIYKGIDVHFGSLNDLIEKISTLEAVIGDVETKAIQAKEVFLNRGEKPIVVTESGK, from the coding sequence ATGACAAGGGATAAAGCGCGCGGCGCTGGTGCTGCAACGCGTCGGGTGAAAAAAACGGCGCATTCGACCGTGTTGCCCGGTCCGACGACAAGAAAAACCACGAAGAAGGCGAGAAGGTGGCCTTTTTTCGTATTGCTTTTTCTCTTATTGTTGGGAATTGCCGGTTACCAGTTGTTGCACCACAAGTATTTCAATATAAAATACCTGAAGATTGTGGGCAATCGCAATCTCTCTTCGGAAGAAATTACGCAGGCGCTGGGTGAAGTAAATCAGAATATCATTTTGTTCTCCACAAAAGATGCCGAAAAAAAGTTGGCAGCAATCGATGGAATTGAGCAGGTTCGGGTGACCAAAGACTATCCCAACCAGCTGTTAGTGGAGGTGCAGGAGCGTTTCAAACTCGGCCGCTTGGATGAAAAAGGCGAGCGATGGATCGATCAGGAAGGGCGGATTCGGCTTGGCGGCAGCCAACCGGTGACCAATGTGTACGAAGCACCCCTGGTCACGGGCATTGCCGGCGCAGAAGAAGCGGAGGAGGGTGCCGACCTCTCGGAGGATGTGCGCATCACGCAGCTTCTGGGGCTTTTGATGCAATCGCGTTTGGTTGGCGCGATTGAAAAAATAGACTTTGAAAAGCCTGATAACATTGATATAATATACAAAGGCATTGACGTACACTTTGGCTCGTTAAACGATTTGATCGAAAAAATTTCGACGTTGGAGGCGGTGATCGGGGATGTCGAAACAAAAGCGATTCAGGCAAAAGAAGTTTTCCTCAATCGAGGAGAAAAACCCATCGTCGTCACGGAAAGTGGAAAATAA
- the ftsZ gene encoding cell division protein FtsZ translates to MSAFEMEMNNDGLAKIKVIGVGGGGNNAVNRMKANGLRGVEFVAVNTDRQILDVLDTDQKLQIGQKLTRGLGSGGKPEIGEKAAEESRNEITELLQGCDMVFVTAGMGGGTGTGAAPIIADTARSLGILTVGVVTKPFTFEGRKRQSQAENGVEQLKGKVDTLIVIPNDRLLQVAERRTTMIEAFRMADQVLMDGIQGISDLIAVPNVINLDFADVESIMKDQGIAHMGIGVANGENRAVNAAKAAIKSPLLETSIDGAKAVLINVTAGDLGLFEANEAAELIREAVDSDANIIFGAGVDTDLKDDLKITVIATGFDNPNIAAHDGEKSAAKEGKDGENDGIDIPDFLKKYR, encoded by the coding sequence ATGAGCGCATTTGAAATGGAAATGAATAACGACGGTCTTGCAAAAATCAAGGTCATCGGGGTTGGCGGAGGCGGAAACAACGCCGTCAATCGCATGAAGGCAAACGGTCTGCGCGGCGTGGAATTCGTCGCGGTGAATACGGATAGACAGATTCTCGATGTGCTCGATACCGATCAGAAACTGCAGATCGGGCAAAAGTTGACCCGCGGGTTGGGCTCCGGCGGCAAGCCGGAGATCGGGGAAAAGGCGGCGGAGGAGTCACGCAACGAGATTACCGAGTTGCTGCAGGGCTGTGATATGGTGTTCGTCACTGCCGGCATGGGCGGCGGTACGGGAACGGGTGCGGCACCGATTATTGCCGATACTGCGCGTTCCTTGGGCATCCTTACCGTCGGTGTCGTGACCAAGCCGTTTACCTTTGAAGGACGCAAGCGCCAGAGTCAGGCGGAAAACGGTGTGGAACAATTAAAGGGAAAAGTCGATACGCTCATTGTTATTCCGAATGATCGCTTGTTGCAAGTGGCGGAACGTCGCACGACGATGATTGAGGCATTTCGCATGGCGGACCAGGTGCTGATGGACGGCATTCAGGGCATTTCCGATTTGATTGCCGTTCCGAATGTGATCAACCTGGACTTTGCCGACGTCGAGTCCATTATGAAGGATCAGGGCATTGCTCACATGGGCATCGGCGTTGCCAATGGCGAAAATCGCGCCGTCAACGCGGCGAAGGCGGCGATCAAGAGTCCACTTTTGGAGACGTCAATCGATGGGGCAAAGGCGGTTTTGATCAACGTGACTGCCGGCGATCTGGGCTTGTTTGAAGCCAATGAAGCGGCGGAATTGATTCGCGAAGCAGTGGACAGCGACGCAAACATCATTTTCGGTGCGGGCGTGGATACGGATCTCAAGGATGATTTGAAGATTACGGTCATCGCAACCGGCTTTGACAATCCGAACATTGCCGCGCACGACGGCGAGAAATCCGCAGCCAAAGAGGGCAAAGACGGCGAAAATGACGGAATTGACATTCCGGATTTCCTGAAGAAGTATCGTTAA
- the nrdR gene encoding transcriptional regulator NrdR, producing the protein MKCPYCAFPDTKVIDSRPTEDDEAIRRRRQCLRCHKRFTTYERCEEQAVVVVKKDGTREPFLRSKVLNGMIRSCNKRPVTVERLEQATDAIETEVNHLNQKEITSTYIGELVMDQLRAIDQVAYVRFASVYREFEDVRKFYDELEKLQEEPEKKPKISPEEAENG; encoded by the coding sequence ATGAAGTGCCCCTATTGCGCTTTTCCGGATACCAAAGTTATCGATTCGCGTCCAACGGAGGACGATGAGGCGATTCGCAGACGCCGGCAATGTCTTCGCTGCCACAAGCGGTTTACCACGTATGAGCGGTGCGAGGAGCAGGCGGTGGTGGTTGTCAAGAAAGACGGCACGCGCGAACCGTTCCTTCGTTCCAAGGTATTGAATGGAATGATTCGCTCCTGCAACAAACGTCCCGTGACCGTGGAGCGTTTGGAACAGGCAACGGATGCGATTGAAACGGAAGTCAATCACCTCAACCAAAAGGAGATTACAAGCACCTACATCGGAGAGCTGGTCATGGATCAGCTGCGTGCAATCGATCAGGTGGCGTATGTGCGCTTTGCTTCGGTATATCGCGAGTTTGAGGATGTGCGGAAGTTCTACGATGAACTGGAAAAACTGCAGGAAGAGCCGGAGAAAAAACCGAAGATTTCTCCGGAAGAAGCAGAAAACGGTTGA
- a CDS encoding replication-associated recombination protein A: MDFFSMKREKERAKTAPLADRLRPRRVEEVVGQSHLLGEGKPLRRLIAADRIPSMILFGPPGTGKTTIASVIAQTTSRRFEKISAVTGGVKEVREVIAHAKDALAFDGQRTILFIDEIHRFNKAQQDALLPHVENGTLTLIGATTENPFFEVNKALLSRCQVMELKRLERDDLAILVERALREMEKTQSVRLLPESLEALFSASGGDGRILINTLEIAALSTPPDAKGEIVLDFNAIQNSVQKKIVRYDKGEEEHYNTISAFIKSVRGSDPDAAVYYLARMLEGGEDPLFIARRLVILASEDIGNAQPMGLVLANACYQACMQIGLPEARIILSQATTFLASSPKSNASYMAVERAQEFVRTHPLPDIPDHLKDTHYAGAKQLGRGEGYLYPHDFPGGYVLQNYLPDGIIKEVFYAPKEIGEERILRDYLRAIGGMHADK; encoded by the coding sequence ATGGATTTTTTCAGTATGAAGCGGGAAAAAGAACGTGCAAAAACGGCACCATTGGCGGATCGTTTGCGCCCCCGACGCGTCGAAGAAGTGGTTGGGCAGTCGCATCTCCTCGGCGAAGGGAAACCGCTGCGACGTCTGATTGCTGCGGATCGGATTCCTTCCATGATTCTTTTCGGCCCGCCGGGGACCGGAAAGACGACGATTGCGTCCGTGATTGCGCAGACTACGTCGCGCCGGTTTGAAAAAATTTCTGCCGTAACGGGCGGGGTAAAAGAAGTGCGAGAGGTCATTGCTCATGCAAAGGATGCATTGGCTTTTGACGGGCAGCGCACCATTCTGTTTATCGACGAGATTCACCGCTTTAATAAAGCGCAGCAGGATGCACTTTTGCCGCATGTGGAGAACGGAACGCTGACGCTGATCGGTGCCACGACCGAAAATCCGTTTTTTGAAGTCAACAAAGCGCTTCTTTCGCGCTGTCAGGTGATGGAACTGAAACGCCTGGAGCGGGATGATCTCGCGATACTCGTGGAGCGCGCATTGCGGGAGATGGAAAAAACGCAATCCGTCCGATTATTGCCGGAAAGCTTGGAGGCGCTGTTTTCGGCGTCCGGCGGAGACGGACGCATTTTGATTAACACGCTGGAAATCGCTGCGCTTTCGACGCCACCGGATGCGAAGGGCGAGATCGTTCTCGATTTCAATGCCATTCAGAACAGTGTGCAAAAAAAGATTGTGCGCTATGACAAGGGCGAAGAGGAACATTACAATACAATTTCCGCATTCATCAAATCCGTGCGCGGATCGGATCCGGATGCTGCCGTGTACTATCTGGCGCGGATGTTGGAGGGCGGAGAGGATCCGCTTTTCATTGCGCGGCGACTGGTGATTCTCGCTTCGGAGGACATCGGCAATGCACAACCGATGGGACTGGTACTCGCAAACGCCTGTTACCAGGCTTGTATGCAGATCGGACTTCCGGAAGCGCGCATCATCTTGTCGCAGGCGACGACATTTCTCGCTTCCTCTCCAAAGAGCAATGCCTCGTATATGGCTGTCGAACGCGCACAGGAATTTGTGCGAACACATCCGCTGCCGGACATTCCGGATCACTTGAAGGACACGCACTATGCCGGTGCAAAACAATTGGGCAGAGGCGAGGGGTATCTCTATCCGCATGACTTCCCCGGCGGCTACGTGTTGCAAAATTACCTGCCGGATGGGATAATAAAAGAAGTGTTTTATGCGCCCAAAGAAATCGGGGAAGAGCGTATTTTACGCGATTATCTGCGGGCTATTGGAGGAATGCATGCTGATAAATGA